From the Mycobacterium sp. 155 genome, the window AAGAAGACCGCGGTGCGGCCCAGCATGAGGAAGTACACGATCAGCGCCAGGCACATGAAGCCGATCAACAATTGAATGCGCAGCGACCGCGCGCCGTCTGTCACGAGAGGTCGAGGAGCGACTCAATGCCGATGGTGAGCCCGGGCCGCTTCCGCACATTCCGCACCGCTAGCAGCACGCCGGGGACGAACGACGCGCGGTCCAGGCTGTCGTGCCGGATGGTCAGGGTCTCCCCCACCGTCCCGAACAACACCTCCTGGTGGGCCACCAGACCGGCCAGCCGAACGGAATGCACAGGCACGCCGTTGACCTCGGCACCACGGGCACCCTCAAGTCCGGTGCTGGTGGCGTCCGGGTTGGGCGGCAACCCTTTTCGCGCCTCGGCGATAAGTTCAGCAGTACGTGCCGCCGTGCCTGAAGGCGCGTCAGCCTTGTACGGATGGTGCAACTCGATGATCTCGACCGAGTCGAAGTACTTTGCGGCCTGCTTCGCGAACTGCATGCACAGCACTGCGCCGATGGCGAAGTTCGGCGCGATGAGCACCGCCACTTGGGGCTTGTCCTTCAGCCATGCCTGCACCTGGGCCAGCCGCTCCGCGGTGAAGCCGGTAGTGCCGACGACGGCGTGAATTCCGTTGTCGATCAAGAACTTCAGATTGTCCATCACCACGTCGGGATGGGTGAAGTCGATGACCACATCGGTGTGGGAATCGGTGAACAGACTCAGTGAATCACCAACGTCCACCCCGGCCGAGAACGTCAGATCCTCGGCGTGCTCGACCCCGTACACCATCGCCGCGCCGACTTTTCCCTTTGCACCCAGAACCCCAACTCGCATGGGTTGCAGCCTACTGCCCTGCACCATGCCGGTATTGGCGCTCGCCATGAAACAACTTTGGTCAATGCGGCCCCGTTGGCATCGCTGGTCACATTTCATGGGTTCTTGTCAGTGGTCGAAAGTATGTTCGAACTATGGAAGGGCTGGTCGCCGCCAAACTCGCGGCGTTACGCGCGGCGGTCGACGGGGTGCGCGACCTGCCGTGGGGGTCACTGTCGACGGCGGACCTGCTGGACGTCTGCTCGGGGATCCAGGATGCTCGCAACCTGTTGCCGACCGTCGAGCATGCCGCGATCACCGCCCTGTCCGACCAGAGCACCCCCGCCAAGATCGGGGCGAAGTCCTGGCCCGAAGTATTGCGGATCCGGTTACGCATTTCGCAGAAGGAGGCCCGCCGGCGATGTCGAGATGCCATCACCCTGGGCCCCCGCACCACCCTGACCGGTCAACCCATGCCGCCGCGGCGGGAAGCGATCGCCGCCGCCCAGGCCGCGGGTTGGCTGACCCCAGACCACATCGAGGAGTTGGAGAAATTTTTCACCGACTGCCCCGTCTGGGTCGACACCGAGCGGCGACAGAAATTTGAAGGAAAGCTGGTGGCCGTCGCCGCAGCCAACTGCCCCGACGTGTTGCACCGGGCTGTCGCCGAAGCCTTGTATCTGCTCAACCAGGACGGCGCCGAACCCGTCGACCAGTGCGCGCGGCAGCGGGGCATCGTCCTCGGCCCGCAACAACCCGACGGCACCCGCACCATCCGAGGCCGCATCACCCCCGAACTCGGCGCCACCCTCGGCGCGGTCATCGGAAAATGGGGTGCGCCGGGCATGTGCAACCCCGACGACCAAACCCCGTGCGTGAGTGGCACACCCACCCAAGAACA encodes:
- a CDS encoding HNH endonuclease signature motif containing protein: MEGLVAAKLAALRAAVDGVRDLPWGSLSTADLLDVCSGIQDARNLLPTVEHAAITALSDQSTPAKIGAKSWPEVLRIRLRISQKEARRRCRDAITLGPRTTLTGQPMPPRREAIAAAQAAGWLTPDHIEELEKFFTDCPVWVDTERRQKFEGKLVAVAAANCPDVLHRAVAEALYLLNQDGAEPVDQCARQRGIVLGPQQPDGTRTIRGRITPELGATLGAVIGKWGAPGMCNPDDQTPCVSGTPTQEQIDTDIRTSSQRTHDALLTLGRHALMSGELGQHNGLPVSIVITTTLHELEAGAGIAVTTTGSKLPIPDLIRLAAHAHHYLAVFDTHTNVPLYLGRSKRIASPGQRLVLFARDRGCTRPGCTASGDRCQAHHANQDFARGGLTDITDLTLGCGPHQRLVGPGKWTTRINTHGRCEWTPPPLLDTGQSRINTYHHPQQYFTEDNGDDETDCPST
- the dapB gene encoding 4-hydroxy-tetrahydrodipicolinate reductase → MRVGVLGAKGKVGAAMVYGVEHAEDLTFSAGVDVGDSLSLFTDSHTDVVIDFTHPDVVMDNLKFLIDNGIHAVVGTTGFTAERLAQVQAWLKDKPQVAVLIAPNFAIGAVLCMQFAKQAAKYFDSVEIIELHHPYKADAPSGTAARTAELIAEARKGLPPNPDATSTGLEGARGAEVNGVPVHSVRLAGLVAHQEVLFGTVGETLTIRHDSLDRASFVPGVLLAVRNVRKRPGLTIGIESLLDLS